The sequence TTACACATAGTTTGCTTTATTGCAATCTAAAGTATGTGTTACTTTTCAGTgacatatggtttctcgttaatacaCTAAGTGCTGGTTCGTACATTCATTCCTCGCCTAAGACCTCACAGCCAGCGGGTTGCAAATATACTCTAATACTtacgtaattaatgagttatttcaTAAAAAGATATTACACAGATTTACATTCCCTTTaccttgacacgtgtcctccagcCGAATTTCAGGTATAATAATAAGTAttattgtaagtgttttattcttAGTAACGTCCATCCGAATAGTGGTGGCTAAGAGTAGGACttacaaagtatgaaacaatggtagaagctcatgaaataggaatgaccttgactcgcGACTAAAACAAAGCAACGTTaaattctcttttcgatcgaataaaaggttactacaatggtgtccattttagtTGAGCTGACTGCTCTATTCAATGATTGATATCTATGACTGTCGCCTAATATGAAGCACTGTAtcaatttgttgaaaaccttggaacttatttaggattgtttgtttttgtattttcacttatcattcctacttgctaagtgcttaataatttctgaatgtgtatgattttgtattgaaccttacttgatttctatttattgatattaGTAGTATCCAATATGACTATGAATAAACTCATGGTGTCACTATTGACTGACAACAAGCTCTTTGTAGCTAATATTGTCAAATGGAAAGATAACATCAATATTGCTCTCATCGGTGAAAATGCcatgtttgtgttaactgatgAAGCTCCTGAACAACAAGGTGAGAATGCGACCAAGGAAATTAAGGAAAAGCTCGAGCATTGGAAAAATGCTAACAAGAAAGCTCGGTACTTTATGTCGTCTAGCATGGTCGACACCTTGAAGACAAGGTTTGCCAATACTCTCatggctgcagaaatcatgaaccAGTTAACTGGACTGTTCAGGATTACGTCAGATCATGCTCGTTTTGAGGCGACGAAGAATTTTATAAATGCACAGATGAAGCCTCATCGAAACGTGCATGATCACCTGCTCCAGATGGCAAGTTACTTCTAGAAAGCTAAGAATCATGAAGCTATTATTGTTCAGGAAAGTTAGGTGAGTTTGATCTTAAATAGtttgactccagcttttctacccttcacatcaaattatgtcttgATCAAGTTGACTTTTTTACTTCCATGAGTTAATTAACAACCTTCAGACATTTGAGAATTTTATTGGAGGACCACATAAAGGAGGAAACAAATCTCCTAGTTCTGGCACTGCTAATGGTACGACCAAGCCTGAGGCAAACATTGCCTCTACTTCGAAACccgaaaaaaagaagaagtggaagaacaacATGTAGCCTTTTAAAGCTGTTAACACAGCtaataagaataaaaaggctaCTGACTGAAAGGCAAAGCAAAAAATGAAAGTGCTTCTATTGCAAAGAAAAGGGCCACTAGAAACCGCAGTGTCCTATGTTTTTGGCAAAGAAATAAGGTATTCTATCTTTGTTATAAACTCATGTATTTTAGAGAATTAGTATCCCCTTGGGTTAttaattctggatctactaaccatgtttattttcttcttatttcagctcCAGCTGCTTAAACTTGGATGGCTATCCTAGCGAGTTGTGTCTGATGGATGGACAGAAGGGTAAAGATTGTCCAagttgaagatgaagctcgttATCTTCTTTAAATTTTGAGTTAATTGTTTCTATCAATGAACAATTTAGTTTCAAACATTAGTATTGGATTTTTTTATCCCTATTTCATATATTGCagataattcattatgatattttgagagtattaataaaattttttctttaagagattttcattattaattgcttttatgaattaattgagcttcatattttctttaactTGTATGCTAATaccatattatatttatatgtttatcatgttttatgtgttttgtgttttattattgatacaaaataTATGGTATATCAATCTTTGCAAAGAGATAATAACACATAAACacttagaattaaaattcaacgtttatgaataattgttaattcttaaacaattattaagattttgtgtaataaaagatcttttgatctgataggggtgaagAAGTTAAGAAACaatatatgcagttcaaagatcttttatatcttttgAACTCTAGACTATATTCGTAACTCCACGGGATATCTATAACACATAAGGGTGGAAGCAGTTATTGATATGTGTAGCTCAAACAATTTTAACTTTAAACTCTAGACTATACTCAATACTCACAGAATCTCTATGGCACACATATTTTGATTAGACAaggatataatataataaacgaACTAAAAAACTGAGAAAACTTATTCTTGATCCTCTATATGTTCCAGTGTTCCAATTAACATGTTACTGTAgtaatagaaattgataccaataaagttctttgacatagtatcacagtaccttatcttagtgggagaattttaaaattctagccCATCATTATTTGGATGACACTAGTGATAGCCTACTATGTTATGATCATGATAGGAACTTTAGAATAAAACtaagaaagtaaatctaaccattcatatggatagaaatGACTTTTCAGCATTATAAGGATAAGATAAGAAATTTTTGCAatgtctattcgaatgacttaggCATATTACCTAATCCTTCTAAAATTTTTTATGGTATCTCTgatgattacttaatcttaagcaaatattttatattaatgttaatactataatgctatgttgatgacttagtctagatGAAACTTATTGTTTCAGACTAAGAGAAAATGTCACAACAAGAGGTCCTTAAGCACCAATGgtaagaggttaaatgtactCCTATGTATTAATTTAACCAGACTCCTACTATTGAGTGAGAGCCATCTAAGATGTAATTAAACAAGGAACATTAGGGAGATAATCAAGAAAGAATGATGAAAGTGACGTATATGTTAGATGATAGAGGTGTATATTAGAATCCTTTTATCTACACCAACTTAGTACTTCAGATTGGAGATGGTGGTTATtctggggtggaggaattattctagaaggatgtaaaaacccatctataataatttagtTCCACAAGTGAAGCTAAATAACTTAGTTGTTTCGAAAAGCTCTTAAAAGTTATTCAAAGTGAAGAAAGTTCTTAACTATTTTTATCTCTATTCAATTTTGGATAGAATTAGAGATATGACTTCTGTATACTCAGATGCACTTAATAAGCAGTGAAGAATTCAGTATCCGTAGAGGactaatacatataaaaaatgatgtttcataatgttttatgaacataAAGGAAGTAATGGTGGATAAAGCAGTTGCTTACCATAGGCTTACAGTTCCTGTAATTTGGGTTtcgtcaaatatactacacttgatttggatatcaagacaatggattgattgaaatgcacttcttgttttatgttagtgaaaGGGatagtttgttgggattttatgccctaaataaaatccatttcaatgcaatcttatttattattaatagaagattagaagtcaattatgtttacatgtagttttcttgtttatAGTTTTATATACAATTTATGTTAAATCCAGCaaatatagttattcacaattgcattgatgtcaacacagtagaaggtaattatgattatatgcttcaaaagataatgtcccatgattcattagtgcactggatttacactgatgtgatagtcagcaataaagcttacttacacattggataagtgttatgttctttccaaaacatttgcaaagtatgctagtatcagatgtatggagtgtacattggactgggacagatattgaacttggtaaaGATAATATAATCTTAACGTTGTatatttctaagtcaatatcactggttgatcttagatcaaaagatcttaatcctgacatggttaggttcaatctcaagggtgttatttgtgttcttagaGTTATTAGTTATGTTCGAGTCACACGTACagcttgggaacatgatagtgatGGAAATAtgttaccaggatctagatttactaccatgtatgtttcattaacaccctaatatgaattctaaaacaatgaaataaacacatataaagtttaggaaaccttacattgggtgcagcagaataatatgtctccttccactcagatctctaccccttgtatcctttctgtcgcagagtattatcaagatctgagctagaatgtccttctttgttgaatctggattcttcacgatcttccacactatgattgaggtaccacttgctgtgtgtgggcactactctatcactagggcatttcgaaaattgaagaagGAAAAGAGAAGATGAAGGTGCGgctaggaggctcaggtttttctctgaaaaagaataagatgcatgtgcatagtttcctgaagccatcactctctatttatagaatgtcatctaggtttaggttagaattttatggcattaaaataatgaaaaatataaatggtaaatcctatacaaagtggctggccatgttAGTGGATAAAGGGCCTCACTtagcaattttgccattttgtcatttttcaatcccattttctcaaaaatgccaattttccaatttaaccatttaaatgccaattctaattatttaataactaaaaattaattattaaataatattgtcatttaatatatttattaattagacatataaagtctcttaattaacaaataaaacctagaatctcttttctttacaatttggcccttgcttagtgaaaattcataaagtagacatagtctaactttagaattataattgattaattaaaatcaattaactaagtcttacaagcagtatggtctcaactagtatggggatcatgggcctatacaaccgagcttccaataagtcgaactgaatttaccaagtaaattccctaacttattaattccttattgaatccacacttagaacttggaattgcactctcagtcatatagaacgctctatacgttccacgatatagatacgctattagttatccattgttataatcctaatttgatcagtgaccctctaatagatgatctacattgaataggaactaaattaccgttacaccttcaatgtattttatccttaaaacacttagctccgtataaatgatatttcagcgaagtgaaatgagatctccaccatttatctctgtttagccaagctcgaaggatatcatcgtttcacttctaaattcctatagaagttatagactccatatttatgttagcgctcccattcaattatactatcatgttcccaaaatgtacgtatcaccctgaccctaaagtaggcttaactaataaatcaaagaacatgtataatactcttgagatcgaacctaaccatatcaggattaagatcatttgatctaggatcaacatgtgatattgaattgaatagatatgacagtaaattttaatatatctaatcaaagttcaatatcggtcccttccgatgtatactccacacatctgatactggtaaactttgccaatgccctgtaaaggacataacacttatccaaggtgtaagaatacctatcgctgactatatcatgccagtctaaatccagtgaactgacaaatcagggaataaactttcgaacatataattaagattatatttcactgtgctgacaacactataatcattaacaaaatcatatgttctggacttaaatagaattcgtacattatatgcatataatcatgaaataaatcatgtgaaccatgaaacataaaatgttatttctgatatttattaataagtaaatctgattatattgaaataagttttatttagggcacaaaacccaacagatagtacaattgagtgggagtgctaatcatagatatggaatctatagcttctatctggacatagaagtgaaatgatgatttccatCGAggttggcttaatagagataaatggaagagctcttatttcagtaattgtattagtttactaaaatatcatttatagaaaACTAAGTAtttcaaggataaaatacattgagggacgaaacggtaaatttatccctactcgatgtaaatcatttatagaggatctttgattattgtgATTAGAACAATGATGAAAattttatagcgtatctatatcatggaacatatagagcgttctaaaTAATTGGGAGAGCAATTCCAAATCTAGAGTAGTGcaaggaagaattaataagttagggaatttacttggtaaattttagatctgcttattgggagCTCGGTTACACAGGCCCatgtccccatactagttgagataatactacttgtaagactcagttaattgattttaattaatcaattataattttaaaattagactatatcttatttatgaaattttactaagctagggcttatttgtgaagaaaagagattttagagtttatttgttaattaagagactttattaagtctaattaataaatatattaaatggaaatatcaTTCGatagttaattttaattattaaataaataatgttgacatttatcgggttgaattggaaaatatgataTTTGTGAAAGAAATAAGgataaatagttgagaaaaatagcAAAACTGTAAATGGTGGGCCCACTTCCTAATGGCCGGTAACTTAAGGTCTTTTTACCATTTATCTATGAATTTTTTAATGTcgaataattcaaacctaaacctagaaggattcctataaatagatagtaatAGACTCAAAACTGACAATTGATGCAACTTAAGCCATTAGTCAAATTTGAgcattctctctctttctctatttcgaatccttctctctatctttctcttcaaattttcatcctttatagtgatagagtacatgcccacacatagcaagttagtatttaattatagtgtgtaagactgtgaagaatccaacaccTGAAGGAGAAtggggctcagatcttgataatactccgTGATAGAAAGGAAGAAGAGTTAGAGATCTGGgtggaatgagtcatttaattccactgcaatcaatgtaaggtttcttgaacttaatatgtgtttaaattttattgttttagaaattcatatttaggatgtgaaacaacatacatggtagtaaatctagattctaGTAAAACAATCCTCAACAACTAgactcagagccatggtaatgatttactttcatgaagtATGGATTAAAAACAATGAttttgttgatttggatgtgttcatgttggtttatgtgcataTTTGATGATTGTATGGAATTTGCAATTTTACGACgataaataattttagtttcattctgaaagtattttttctggaaagtaaatgaaaatttaataaatttagatttttacaaacctcaatttggatttttgaATTTGGAATAAAATATCCCAAATCGGGTGCACCATGCACGTGCGCAAATGATAGGGAGCTGCTCGGTCATGACCAAGTTCAGACAACCTCGTGTCTGAGGTTACCCAGACATCCTGTGTTCGAAGCCTCCAGCTGACCGAGGTTCCTCGCTCAAGTAGGCTGCTTGTAGCCTCCTGTCTCGCACATCAGCCCACAATCGCGCGCGCAGGGGTGTGCATGTGctcatttttttgttttctgatattttttgatttaGAAATCATTTTTCAGtgaaacaaaattcaaattttagaaGAATTTTGTGTAGTTaccaaattttcaaataaaaatccaattatcagaataaaattaattttattaattaattaaaattagttttagatattagtagcctttgaatttgaaattttgatttttacacaagctagccttatggttaattttgattttttttttgttttatttattataattgtaagattagatattacttattttattattaaaattaaaaatgatcttattttgatattaaaatattaatagaaCTTAAAAGTAATCCAGTTAAAATTTCAAGTTTGCTAACCATgtcatattttcaaatttttttattttttaaaatatatttaattaaattaaattataagattagaaaatgttAGTTTTGAAATTTTATCTTATTggatatgtattttaattaaaattttatttttgtcaaataacatgaaattttgaaaaattttaattttggtttgaatagaaattttagggtttggtaaccataaaatttttaaacttagaatattttattttatttttaacaattaaaatatcctaacaattaaaatatcttattttgaaattatttattttgttaaatttattttattaaattataagatttcaAATGTAATATTAGAGatatatcaatttttaaattaagatattatatgatattatattatattattggatatttaattaatttaaattatttaaataaactaaaaatttgaaaattagttcgatatttgaattttagtttgaattttagatatttatgatattttttagattttaaatattttcaaatattttctaacaacctaaattttttaaattctagttaacatatattttaaatattttattttaaaatagaaatatcttAACGTACTTTCCAGATCTCTGTTAcatgtttgttttgtttgtttatttatttattcaatttttttttaaagaaacctattatttagttgatctaaattgctatgattaacttgttgacagatctaatgatttgattttaatcatagtccaattatcaatagatcttataaataatttgtaagaggtaaattttgtaatttctttcatctgtgataaacctagaaacatgatagagttcatccaaatcatttgacctgtgtgagcctatatgtttgcttttgggcttagatgcatgtaagaagcccatttaattttaattaattaaatggactaggtttctaaaataaaatatcacatatataaggtagttttatttaggcccaattagtattgggcttattcaatgaataacatttatttatttaatggttaaattcctctcctttgggccttgtgtgagagttagggggccatagtagtgggttcgacatatagaacccaaccctccctcaaacaaactaccccaattgttaAGGCCCAtgtaccttatttaaataattgtattaggctaatAATATTAGTTTAAcagaattaaaattgaattagcaacataattagtattaaatatatgaaattctttgcattaaattattttaaaattaattttagaaaacacttagtttaaggaaatatattctagattgTTATTTcaagtaactaattatattttttaatatttaattaattagaaaaatatattttctaattgaATTCAAATTCAGTTCCTACTATCTTTTTTAACAATGTTCAGGATTCCACACTTGTCATTGATCaagaaatgagagagagagagagagagagagagagagagagagagagagagagagagagagagagagagagagagagagagagagagagagagagagagagagagagagagagagagagagagagagagagagaagaaatgctatttcagataactattttgtatttcttcaagaacatgGGGATGAAATTAAAATGTTGGAAGATGATGTAATCAACTTTCATTAGGCTATTAGAAGTTTTAACTCTCAAAAGTAGaatgatgccatgaatgaagagaataagtctatgcaagatAATAAGGTTTGGGAAGTTGTCATATTACCAGAAGGTATAAAACCAATCGGTTGTAAATGAATATTTAAAACCAAGAGGGATGAATATAGTAATATGGTGAGATTTAACGCATGTCTTGTAGCaaaaaggctatactcagaaataagttttaggtttatttattagtaTGATTTTTAGAGTgtttttaaatagttttacaCTTGTTTTGTGCAATTTTAAACTTTTGGTAGTTACTATTTTGTAGGTTTAGTTTTGAAGAAAAATGGggaaattttggaaaatatgaaaaaaaaggtcaaataaataaaatctcgATGCTAAACTTTTGGTGCATTTCGAGCTCTTAAGGCCAAGATATTGGAAATAATAGCGTAGTGCCTCAACACTAAAATTCTATGTCACGGCATTAAAAGGCCAAAATTTGGTAGAGAAGATAGTTTTTTACCAAGAAATGGGCACACCTCAACACTGGGACTTATTGTTGAGGTAGTGAATGTGTAGGGAGCTCACTGCCTGAAATCCACCGTTGAGTGCCGTGACACTCCCTTTGAGTGTCGAGGCCAATGTGCTagaaattttgggaaatatcGTGACCAATACACGGGCTGCGACACTACAGGCCCAATGTCACGGCATGCGACACTACAAGCCCAGTGTCATGGCCCACCCACCCAGAAttccaaaaattaaatatttttcatatttttatccTTTTCGACAATTTAAAAAATGGGAATTTTCACACTTTTTGGTAGGCAATTAAAGAGTACAAAATCAGAGAAACAAAGTGACCAATAAGGCTTTTCAATagatttttttaacaatttgtTCTTCCCTATTTTCTTCTTATGTTCTTAATTGATATGTGTCAAATTGTTACAATGAACAAGAGTAGCTAAACATTTATTAGGGTATTGATGGAGATTGTTTGACATCTATTTagggttttaatatgatttgatTCTTCCtcaattttttatgtattttatttcattcattcttaattctttttatttcttggGCCATCactttaatgtttataattttgatatgaaatCTAAGAAGTGAGTGTCGATTATTCTATAGTGAAATAGGAACAagtttcgatataggacgacaGTACCTCTGGGGCTTGGATAACAAATAGGgattctgtgtttaatgccttttacatgtttaaattTATTACGAGAGTAGAAAATtggcatgtaattgagatttatatatcttaaCCGACTATAAATTACTtcagtaaacctgctattgcatagaattGGTCAATaggaattaaattatattatgccATAAAAGATAGATACAATTAAAATCAATAATGTTAATTCTAATTATTGTCAATTTTCATTCTAATTTACTCATTTTATGCTTTTATTACTTTTAGTTTTAATTGctctttaaaaatttattattgccaaatagaagtgaaagtttaattttttagtatcTAACTACAATCCCTatgggttcgacctcacttgtgaGTAATTACTTGCAATCGATAGGTTCACTTGCATGTTAAAAATCACCAACATGTTTTTATTGCCGTCGTGGGGCATTGTTtagtaaatattaataaaaattaaattttgttctaatttggtttttctttttaatgttcaCTAATTCTATTTGTGtcaattttttctcttttctcaaGAACAACTTGTTTATGCGACATCAAGGACCAACTGCCAGATTCTTGGTGATCCTGAAATAGAGAAGACTTGTAGACagaaaagaagaaggaagagattGGAGAGAGCTGTGGTTTGAGCAAGAAGTAGAGATGGCTAATGACGTAAATAATGGAGGTGTCGTAGACGACCAGGCTAATGGTCTCAATCCACCTGACCGTAACCTGAGGGACTATGCGCTACCCAACTTTATTGGGGCTCGTTCTTGTATAAGGCAACCTGCCATTGAAGCTAATAACTTTGAATTCAAGCTAGCCATACTGAAGATGGTTTAATCCATAGTCCAATTTGGGGGACTATCATCAAAAGATCCCAACATGCAAGTTGCTAACCTCAAAGAGTTGTGCCAAACATTTAAGATGAATGGGGTTAGCGATGATGCAATCCGGTTAAGACTGTTCCTATTCTCCTTGAGGGATCGAGCAAAGAGTAAGTTGGTTTCTTTGCCACCTAACTCTATCAGCATTTGGGAGGAATTGGCCTTAAAATTTCTTCCAAGTTCTTTCCTCCTGCTAAGGCTGTCAAACTgagatctaaaattaataacttTATCTAGCAAGACAATGAATCTTTTTATGAAGCCTGGGAGAGATTCAGGGACCTaatcagaaagtgccctcataACAGGATAGAGAAGTGAATGCATGTTCACAAATTCTATAATGGGTTGACAGTACCAACCGTACACTCATTGATGCTGCTTCTAGTGGAGCCTTAAtgaagaaaagtaataattagGCTTATGATCTACTAGATGAGATGGCCATGAATAATCAACAGTGGCTAACAGAGAGAATCTAAGCTAAGAAAGTAGCTGTTATGCATGGAATGGATGCCATTACAAAGCTAACAATCTAAGTAGAAGCACTAACCAAGTTGATGATAGCATAAGTAAAACCTTGGAGAATCAAGTGGGATAGTTGGCTACTTAAATGGCTAATAAAACACAAGGTAACTTTCCTAGTAATACAAAAgtgaatcaagaaaaaaaaaaacagcaagGCGAATACTTTGAGGACTAGAAAGAACTATGTCGGGTCAAGTCAACAAAAATCAGATGGAGAAGAAGGTCAGGATCAACAGGCACAAGCACTGATATAAAAGGAAAAGAAGACTACTGAAGGTCTACAAACACATGAAGCCTCTCCTCAAGTCAACATTGAGCATCATGTCAAGATCCCTTATCCTCAAAGGCTTTGCAAAAGCAACATGGATAAGTAGTTCATTAAGTTTATAGAAGTGTTTAAAAAGCTACACATCAATATTCTATTAGCGGAGGCCTTGGA is a genomic window of Cannabis sativa cultivar Pink pepper isolate KNU-18-1 chromosome 9, ASM2916894v1, whole genome shotgun sequence containing:
- the LOC133031460 gene encoding uncharacterized protein LOC133031460: MTMNKLMVSLLTDNKLFVANIVKWKDNINIALIGENAMFVLTDEAPEQQGENATKEIKEKLEHWKNANKKARYFMSSSMVDTLKTRFANTLMAAEIMNQLTGLFRITSDHARFEATKNFINAQMKPHRNVHDHLLQMASYF